In Hyphomicrobiales bacterium, a single window of DNA contains:
- a CDS encoding cell division protein FtsK: MRASRTSPPPLMVDRDEDVSFLRRNLSVPIGLVMLAGVAVLSAALASWSVTDPSLNNATDGPVRNLLGTPGALIADSLIQIVGIGAAVILLPVAVWGWRMVFGRTVSITRRRIASWALAVLLATGLFAVISPPVTWPLPTGLGGVVGDFVLRLPMAFLGAPLLGVPAMAVAAVFGIAALAFFVHACGWPQGAPADAAVEAKAKKQAKRAVNDKRAAKRKAQPVVDDYDDDDEEEGGRFATTFGALAHFGLSAKTLVQRVLFRRRRDVLSVKKPRASASKLKEIGRQARQSILGAEDDGLEEFYKGDRVEPRWHGEDRDDEALYEADLADEDDLFRQVPEPEPARAMPVSEPPRTTRVRVDEPAPSLKPGRRVLREAQPALINLEAYEYPPLQLLAEPQATGRKPGMSADALEQNARLLEGVLEDFGVRGEIMAVRPGPVVTLYELEPAPGIKSSRVIGLADDIARSMSAISARVAVIPGKNAIGIELPNQRRETVYLRELLASQDFEKSKAKLPMCLGKTIGGEPVIADLARMPHLLVAGTTGSGKSVSINTMILSLLYRMSPDQCKLIMIDPKMLELSVYDGIPHLLSPVVTDPKKAVVALKWTVREMEDRYRNMSKLGVRNIDGYNTRVAQALKKGEVISRTVQTGFDRETGEAIYEEEELDLQPMPYIVVIVDEMADLMMVAGKDIEGAIQRLAQMARAAGIHIIMATQRPSVDVITGTIKANFPTRISFQVTSKIDSRTILGEQGAEQLLGMGDMLYMAGGGRIQRVHGPFVADGEVEDIVAHLKCQGSPEYLDQVTNEDEQEPSQFEMLSSGDDDSNDLYDKAVAVVLRDRKASTSYIQRRLSIGYNRAASIIERMEQEGVVGSANHAGKREILVPEREEYD; this comes from the coding sequence ATGCGCGCATCCCGCACATCTCCTCCGCCCCTGATGGTCGATCGCGACGAGGATGTCTCGTTCCTGCGGCGCAATCTGTCGGTGCCGATCGGCCTCGTGATGCTGGCCGGAGTCGCGGTGCTTTCCGCCGCGCTGGCGAGCTGGTCGGTGACCGATCCGAGCCTGAACAATGCGACCGACGGGCCGGTGCGCAATCTGCTCGGCACGCCGGGTGCGCTCATCGCCGACAGCCTGATCCAGATCGTCGGTATCGGCGCGGCGGTGATCCTGCTGCCGGTCGCGGTGTGGGGCTGGCGGATGGTGTTCGGCCGCACGGTTTCGATCACCCGGCGGCGTATCGCGAGCTGGGCGCTGGCGGTGCTGCTCGCCACGGGGCTGTTTGCCGTGATTTCCCCGCCGGTGACCTGGCCGCTGCCGACCGGGCTCGGTGGTGTCGTCGGCGATTTCGTTTTGCGGCTGCCGATGGCGTTCCTCGGTGCGCCGCTGCTCGGCGTTCCGGCAATGGCCGTGGCCGCGGTGTTCGGCATCGCCGCGCTTGCCTTCTTCGTGCATGCCTGCGGCTGGCCGCAAGGGGCGCCGGCGGATGCAGCCGTCGAGGCGAAGGCGAAGAAACAGGCGAAGCGCGCCGTGAACGACAAACGCGCGGCCAAGCGCAAGGCGCAGCCGGTTGTCGACGACTACGACGATGACGACGAGGAAGAGGGCGGCCGTTTCGCGACGACCTTCGGCGCGCTCGCCCATTTCGGCCTGTCGGCGAAGACGCTGGTGCAGCGCGTGCTGTTCCGACGTCGGCGCGACGTACTGTCGGTGAAGAAGCCGCGTGCGTCGGCATCGAAGCTGAAAGAGATCGGCCGTCAGGCACGCCAGTCGATCCTCGGAGCGGAGGATGACGGGCTTGAGGAGTTCTACAAGGGCGACCGGGTCGAGCCGCGCTGGCATGGCGAGGACCGCGACGACGAGGCGCTCTATGAAGCCGACCTCGCCGACGAAGACGATCTGTTCCGTCAGGTTCCCGAGCCGGAGCCGGCCCGCGCCATGCCCGTATCGGAACCGCCGCGCACAACGCGCGTTCGGGTCGATGAGCCGGCGCCGAGCCTGAAGCCCGGCCGTCGCGTGCTGCGCGAGGCGCAGCCGGCGCTGATCAATCTGGAAGCCTACGAATACCCGCCGCTGCAACTGCTCGCCGAGCCGCAGGCGACCGGGCGCAAGCCGGGCATGAGCGCGGATGCGCTGGAACAGAACGCCCGCCTGCTCGAAGGCGTGCTGGAGGATTTCGGCGTGCGCGGCGAGATCATGGCCGTGCGCCCGGGTCCCGTCGTTACGCTCTATGAACTCGAACCCGCGCCCGGCATCAAGTCGTCGCGGGTGATCGGCCTTGCCGATGATATCGCCCGCTCGATGAGCGCGATCTCGGCCCGCGTCGCCGTCATTCCGGGCAAGAACGCGATCGGCATCGAACTGCCGAACCAGCGCCGCGAGACGGTCTATCTGCGCGAGCTGCTCGCCTCGCAGGACTTCGAGAAGTCGAAGGCCAAGCTGCCGATGTGCCTCGGCAAGACGATCGGCGGTGAGCCGGTGATTGCCGATCTCGCCCGCATGCCGCATCTGCTCGTGGCCGGCACCACCGGCTCGGGCAAGTCGGTGTCGATCAACACCATGATCCTGTCGTTGCTCTACCGGATGTCGCCGGACCAGTGCAAGCTGATCATGATCGACCCGAAGATGCTCGAACTCTCCGTCTATGACGGCATCCCGCATCTGCTGTCGCCGGTGGTGACCGACCCGAAAAAGGCCGTTGTCGCGCTGAAGTGGACGGTGCGCGAGATGGAAGATCGCTACCGCAACATGTCGAAGCTCGGCGTGCGCAACATCGACGGCTACAACACCCGCGTCGCGCAGGCGCTGAAGAAGGGCGAGGTGATCTCGCGCACGGTGCAGACCGGGTTCGACCGCGAGACCGGCGAGGCGATCTACGAGGAAGAAGAGCTCGATCTGCAGCCGATGCCCTATATCGTTGTGATCGTCGACGAGATGGCCGACCTGATGATGGTCGCCGGCAAGGACATCGAAGGCGCGATCCAGCGGCTGGCGCAGATGGCACGCGCCGCCGGCATCCACATCATCATGGCGACGCAGCGCCCCTCGGTCGACGTCATCACCGGCACCATCAAGGCGAACTTCCCGACGCGCATCTCGTTCCAGGTGACGTCGAAGATCGACAGCCGCACCATTCTCGGCGAGCAGGGCGCGGAGCAGCTGCTCGGCATGGGCGACATGCTCTACATGGCCGGCGGCGGGCGCATCCAGCGCGTGCACGGTCCGTTCGTCGCCGATGGCGAGGTGGAGGACATCGTCGCCCATCTGAAGTGCCAGGGCTCGCCGGAGTATCTCGATCAGGTGACCAACGAGGACGAGCAGGAGCCGAGCCAGTTCGAAATGCTGTCGAGCGGTGATGACGACTCCAACGATCTCTACGACAAGGCCGTCGCCGTCGTTCTGCGCGACCGCAAGGCCTCGACCAGCTACATCCAGCGCCGCCTGTCGATCGGCTACAACCGGGCGGCCTCGATCATCGAGCGGATGGAGCAGGAAGGCGTGGTCGGTTCTGCCAACCATGCGGGCAAGCGGGAAATCCTCGTGCCCGAGCGTGAAGAGTACGACTGA
- a CDS encoding L,D-transpeptidase catalytic domain protein: MPRLSNAVKSASQTGERIVSRNLRQQAYSIPDTTTRVIRVRTLSAAARTGWLTLGPLRFPCAIGRNGITRRGREGDWATPAGRYRLLAVFYRADRGSRPRTLLPVRATRPDDGWCDAPGDRNYNSHVRRPYPASSETLWRDDCLYDISVVLDHNQRPRKRNDGSAIFFHVAKPGFPPTAGCIAISAPAMRCILAAAGRDCVIEIG, translated from the coding sequence ATGCCGCGTTTGTCGAACGCGGTCAAATCAGCTTCACAAACAGGTGAGCGCATCGTGTCCCGCAATCTGAGGCAGCAGGCTTACAGCATCCCCGACACCACGACCCGGGTTATCCGTGTGCGCACGCTGTCGGCGGCCGCCAGAACGGGCTGGCTGACACTCGGGCCGCTGCGCTTCCCCTGCGCCATCGGCCGGAACGGCATCACGAGACGAGGCCGAGAAGGCGACTGGGCAACGCCGGCCGGACGCTATCGCCTGCTCGCCGTCTTCTACCGCGCCGACCGTGGGTCCCGCCCCCGTACGCTATTGCCGGTTCGCGCGACCCGGCCCGACGACGGCTGGTGCGATGCGCCGGGCGACCGCAACTACAATAGCCACGTCCGCCGCCCCTACCCAGCCTCGAGCGAAACCCTGTGGCGCGACGACTGCCTCTACGACATCTCGGTGGTACTCGATCACAACCAGCGCCCGCGCAAACGCAACGACGGCAGCGCCATCTTCTTTCATGTCGCCAAGCCCGGATTTCCGCCGACGGCGGGCTGCATTGCCATCTCCGCGCCGGCAATGCGTTGCATCCTTGCCGCAGCAGGCCGCGATTGCGTCATCGAAATCGGCTGA
- a CDS encoding glycosyl transferase family 1 has product MTIAGVGSLSRALTEGIASEGQSILGGDLAFAIVQRQVNDDERRFLETARSLSEVATLRAMGRVEESATQTLVELKAVDATYPLYGTLALEDGGDFRPRLEKTDGLWGALAEATLLARLDRKVGDTISLGRTSVRITGVIKSEPDRLSGRAVFGPRLLISEKALPDTGLIRPGSLVTWVYRVRLNDTGIASNEAIARFTESAKAAFPEAGWRIRSRTEAAPGLTRNIARFAQFLTLVGLTALVVGGVGVANAVRAHLDGRREVIATYRCLGATAGFVFAVYLIQILTLAGIGIVIGLIAGAAIPFIAGAFLAQLLPFTAAIGVYPQELALATVYGVLTTLAFALWPLGHAGEVPPTALFRDRAGSSRRWPRAPYIVATAIAVAALAAIAIVLADDPRIAIVYTIATVAIFIVLRGVAIAIMALARRLPRARSTVLRLAVGNIHRKGALTPTVVLSLGLGLALIVTLSLIDGNLRHQITSNLPEQAPSFFFLDIQSAEVPAFEALIAKSAPDGKLQRVPMLRGRITALQGVPADQLKGTPAAAWVLRGDRGLTYSAELPANSTLEAGEWWPKDYSGPPLVSFAAELAGELGLSIGDTVSVNVLGREITAKIANLRGVEWESLAINFVMVFSPNTFAGAPHPHLATLTFADGGSPEREIAVLKDVAKDFPTVTAIRVKDALSTINDLLSQLAIAIRAAASITLIASVLVLGGALASSHRHRIYDAVILKTLGATRSTLITAFGLEYLLIGLATALFGVFAGIAAAWAVVARVMNLPFIVLPEVALVAALGAMTLSLVFGLVGTWRVLGEKPAPALRNQ; this is encoded by the coding sequence ATGACGATTGCCGGCGTCGGCTCGCTGTCACGCGCGCTCACCGAAGGCATCGCCAGTGAAGGCCAGTCGATCCTCGGTGGCGATCTCGCCTTTGCCATCGTGCAGCGGCAGGTGAACGATGACGAACGCCGCTTCCTGGAGACCGCCCGCAGCCTCAGCGAAGTGGCGACGTTGCGCGCCATGGGCCGCGTCGAGGAAAGCGCGACACAGACACTCGTCGAATTGAAGGCCGTCGACGCCACCTATCCGCTCTACGGCACGCTCGCGCTCGAAGACGGCGGCGATTTCCGCCCCCGGCTCGAGAAGACCGACGGCCTGTGGGGCGCGCTTGCCGAAGCAACCCTGCTTGCCCGCCTCGACCGCAAGGTCGGCGATACGATCTCGCTCGGCCGCACGTCAGTGCGCATCACCGGCGTGATCAAGAGCGAACCCGACCGGCTCAGCGGACGGGCGGTCTTTGGCCCGCGCCTGCTGATTTCCGAAAAAGCACTGCCCGACACCGGTCTGATCCGGCCCGGCAGCCTCGTCACCTGGGTTTACCGGGTTCGCCTCAACGACACCGGCATCGCCTCCAACGAGGCCATCGCCCGCTTCACCGAAAGCGCGAAAGCAGCCTTCCCCGAAGCCGGCTGGCGCATCCGCTCACGCACCGAGGCCGCCCCCGGCCTGACCCGCAACATCGCCCGCTTCGCCCAGTTCCTCACCCTCGTCGGCCTGACCGCCCTCGTTGTCGGCGGCGTCGGCGTCGCCAACGCAGTGCGCGCCCATCTCGACGGCCGCCGCGAGGTGATCGCGACCTATCGCTGCCTCGGCGCCACCGCCGGCTTCGTCTTCGCGGTCTATCTGATCCAGATCCTGACGCTTGCCGGCATCGGCATCGTCATCGGCCTGATCGCGGGCGCGGCAATCCCCTTCATAGCGGGCGCCTTCCTGGCGCAGCTCCTGCCCTTTACGGCGGCGATCGGCGTCTATCCGCAGGAACTGGCGCTCGCCACCGTCTACGGCGTGCTGACCACGCTTGCCTTCGCGCTCTGGCCGCTCGGCCATGCCGGCGAAGTGCCGCCGACCGCGCTGTTCCGCGACCGTGCCGGATCGAGCCGGCGCTGGCCGCGTGCACCCTATATCGTCGCGACCGCCATCGCCGTCGCGGCCCTTGCGGCAATCGCCATCGTGCTCGCCGACGATCCGCGCATCGCCATCGTCTACACGATCGCCACCGTCGCCATCTTCATCGTGCTGCGCGGTGTCGCCATTGCGATCATGGCGCTTGCCAGACGCCTGCCGCGCGCGCGCTCGACGGTTCTCCGGCTCGCCGTCGGCAACATCCACCGCAAGGGCGCGCTGACCCCGACGGTCGTGCTTTCACTCGGCCTTGGCCTTGCCCTTATCGTCACCCTGTCCCTGATCGACGGCAACCTGCGCCACCAGATCACCTCGAACCTGCCGGAACAGGCGCCGAGCTTCTTCTTCCTCGACATCCAGAGCGCCGAAGTGCCGGCTTTCGAAGCCCTCATCGCCAAATCCGCGCCCGACGGCAAGCTCCAGCGCGTACCGATGCTGCGTGGCCGCATCACCGCCCTGCAGGGCGTGCCGGCCGACCAGTTGAAGGGAACGCCGGCGGCCGCATGGGTGCTGCGCGGCGACCGCGGCCTGACCTACTCCGCCGAGCTGCCCGCCAACAGCACGCTGGAAGCCGGTGAATGGTGGCCAAAGGACTATTCCGGCCCGCCGCTCGTCTCCTTTGCCGCCGAACTCGCCGGCGAACTGGGTCTTTCCATCGGCGACACCGTCTCCGTCAACGTGCTCGGCCGCGAGATCACCGCAAAGATCGCCAATCTGCGCGGCGTCGAATGGGAATCGCTCGCGATCAACTTCGTCATGGTGTTCTCGCCGAACACCTTTGCCGGCGCCCCCCACCCGCATCTGGCCACCCTCACCTTCGCCGATGGCGGCAGCCCGGAGCGGGAAATAGCCGTGTTGAAAGACGTCGCAAAAGATTTCCCGACGGTGACCGCGATCCGCGTCAAGGACGCGCTCTCCACCATCAACGATCTGCTCTCGCAGCTTGCCATCGCCATTCGCGCCGCCGCCTCGATCACTCTGATCGCCAGCGTTCTGGTGCTCGGCGGCGCACTCGCCTCGAGCCACCGCCACCGCATTTACGACGCCGTCATCCTCAAGACGCTCGGCGCCACGCGCTCGACCCTCATTACGGCTTTCGGGCTCGAATATCTGCTGATCGGGCTCGCCACGGCACTGTTCGGCGTCTTCGCCGGCATCGCGGCAGCCTGGGCCGTCGTCGCCCGCGTCATGAACCTGCCGTTCATCGTCCTGCCGGAAGTGGCGCTCGTCGCCGCGCTCGGTGCCATGACCCTGTCGCTGGTCTTCGGCCTGGTCGGAACATGGCGCGTTCTCGGCGAAAAACCGGCCCCGGCCCTGCGTAATCAGTAG
- a CDS encoding DNA-binding response regulator: MTARKILIIDDDDDLRGALVEQLSLYEEFDTVQAPTATKGIQMARGEHIDLLLMDVGLPDMDGREAVKVLRKGGFTAPIIMLTGHDTDSDTILGLEAGANDYVVKPFKFAVLLARLRAHLRQYEQSEDATFSIGPYTFRPSAKLLLNERGAKIRLTEKETSILKFLYRAGEKPVTRDVLLHEVWGYNSGVTTHTLETHIYRLRQKIEADPSNAELLVTEAGGYKLVP, from the coding sequence ATGACCGCGCGCAAGATCCTGATTATCGACGATGACGACGATTTGCGCGGTGCTCTCGTCGAGCAACTTTCGCTGTACGAGGAATTCGATACCGTGCAGGCGCCGACCGCCACCAAGGGCATCCAGATGGCGCGCGGCGAGCACATCGATCTGTTGCTGATGGATGTCGGCCTGCCCGACATGGACGGGCGCGAGGCGGTCAAGGTGCTGCGCAAGGGCGGCTTCACCGCGCCGATCATCATGCTGACCGGACACGACACGGATTCCGATACCATTCTCGGCCTTGAGGCCGGCGCCAACGACTATGTGGTCAAGCCGTTCAAGTTCGCGGTGTTGCTGGCGCGGCTGCGCGCCCATCTGCGGCAGTACGAGCAGAGCGAGGACGCGACCTTTTCCATCGGTCCCTACACGTTTCGGCCGAGCGCGAAGCTGCTGCTCAACGAGCGCGGCGCCAAGATCCGGCTGACCGAGAAGGAAACCTCGATCCTGAAGTTTCTCTACCGCGCCGGCGAGAAGCCGGTGACGCGCGACGTGCTGCTGCATGAGGTGTGGGGCTACAATTCGGGCGTCACCACGCACACGCTCGAAACGCACATCTACCGGCTGCGGCAAAAGATCGAGGCGGATCCGTCGAACGCGGAGCTTCTCGTAACCGAAGCGGGCGGGTATAAGCTCGTTCCATAA
- a CDS encoding aspartate aminotransferase, with product MSSTETSRKPEAKVAGQSPFRRLAALLDGIAPGVEPTVDMTIGEPRHPVPDFVAPVLAEHTAEFGRYPPIMGNEAFRLGVVDWLEQRYGLGGLIGKEDGVVALSGSREGLFLAAITARDLALGDPKKDTSRPVILLPNPFYHAYGAAAHAIGAEAVYFEVSAETGFLPDPAALDPDLLDRVVCAFVASPTAPQGTTASRELWLDLIALARKHRFMLFADECYSEIYRDAPPVGVLEAIAGSDRDLSRVVTFNSLSKRSNLPGLRCGFAAGDPAFLAEWTRFRNMAGPQVPLPVQAVATAAFADEAHVAENRRLYNDKFAAAERILAGRYGASTPAGGFFLWLDTRAFGSGEEVAMRLWREAGVKVIPGEYLAAVDGSGSNPGTPFIRVALVVSQDETEQALTRIVATLG from the coding sequence ATGTCGAGCACCGAGACATCGAGAAAGCCTGAGGCAAAGGTAGCCGGTCAGTCGCCGTTTCGTCGCCTTGCCGCGCTTCTCGACGGCATCGCGCCGGGTGTTGAGCCGACGGTCGATATGACGATCGGCGAACCGCGTCACCCGGTGCCGGATTTCGTCGCGCCGGTGCTGGCCGAACACACGGCCGAATTCGGACGCTATCCGCCGATCATGGGCAATGAGGCGTTTCGCTTGGGCGTCGTCGACTGGCTGGAACAGCGCTACGGCCTTGGTGGTTTGATCGGCAAGGAAGACGGCGTCGTCGCCCTGTCGGGATCGCGTGAGGGGCTGTTTCTGGCGGCGATCACGGCGCGCGATCTGGCGCTTGGCGATCCGAAAAAGGACACGAGCCGGCCGGTCATCCTGCTGCCGAATCCGTTCTATCACGCCTATGGCGCGGCCGCGCATGCGATCGGCGCCGAGGCGGTCTATTTCGAGGTCAGTGCCGAAACCGGCTTTCTGCCCGATCCAGCAGCCCTCGATCCCGATCTGCTCGACCGGGTCGTGTGTGCCTTCGTCGCCTCGCCGACCGCGCCGCAGGGCACGACGGCGTCGCGCGAGCTCTGGCTCGATCTGATCGCGCTCGCCCGCAAGCACCGCTTCATGCTGTTCGCCGACGAGTGCTATTCCGAAATCTACCGCGACGCGCCGCCGGTCGGCGTGCTGGAAGCGATTGCCGGCTCCGACCGCGACCTTTCCCGTGTCGTCACGTTCAATTCGCTGTCGAAGCGTTCGAACCTGCCGGGCCTGCGCTGCGGTTTCGCCGCGGGCGATCCGGCGTTCCTCGCCGAGTGGACGCGGTTCCGCAACATGGCGGGTCCTCAGGTGCCGCTGCCCGTGCAGGCGGTGGCAACCGCTGCCTTTGCCGACGAGGCGCATGTCGCGGAAAACCGGCGTCTCTACAACGACAAATTCGCCGCTGCCGAACGCATTCTTGCCGGCCGCTACGGCGCATCGACGCCGGCGGGCGGCTTCTTCCTGTGGCTCGACACGCGTGCTTTCGGGTCTGGTGAGGAGGTCGCCATGCGGCTGTGGCGCGAGGCCGGCGTCAAGGTCATACCGGGCGAATATCTTGCTGCCGTCGATGGCAGCGGCAGCAATCCCGGAACTCCGTTTATCCGCGTCGCTCTGGTCGTCTCACAGGACGAGACCGAACAGGCGCTGACGCGCATCGTGGCAACGCTTGGGTGA
- a CDS encoding ABC transporter ATP-binding protein, with product MSRPVIDLADVHLSLGSGASRVHILKGVSLAIEAGESVGIVGPSGSGKSTLLMVMAGLERADEGRVTVAGEDLGTLDESALAKFRGSTVGIVFQSFHLIPTMTALENVAVPLELQGARDAFERARTELASVGLADRGHHYPTELSGGEQQRVAIARALVAAPPVLIADEPTGNLDEANGRQIADLMFEKAADRGTTLVLVSHDVALARRCDRTIEMHSGEITPARMPEMAS from the coding sequence GTGTCGCGACCAGTCATCGATCTTGCCGACGTCCACCTCTCACTCGGCAGCGGCGCCAGCCGCGTGCACATTCTGAAAGGTGTCTCGCTGGCAATCGAGGCCGGCGAAAGCGTCGGCATCGTCGGCCCGTCGGGGTCGGGCAAGTCGACGCTGCTGATGGTCATGGCCGGGCTCGAACGCGCCGATGAAGGCCGCGTCACCGTTGCCGGCGAGGACCTCGGCACGCTCGATGAAAGCGCGCTGGCGAAGTTTCGCGGCAGCACGGTCGGTATCGTCTTCCAGTCGTTCCACCTCATTCCGACCATGACGGCGCTCGAAAACGTCGCCGTCCCGCTTGAGCTGCAGGGCGCCCGCGATGCCTTTGAGCGCGCCCGCACCGAGCTCGCTTCCGTCGGCCTTGCCGATCGCGGCCACCACTATCCAACCGAACTTTCCGGCGGCGAGCAGCAGCGCGTCGCCATCGCGCGCGCCCTCGTTGCCGCGCCCCCGGTGCTAATCGCCGACGAGCCGACCGGCAATCTCGACGAGGCGAACGGCCGCCAGATCGCCGATCTGATGTTCGAGAAAGCCGCCGACCGCGGCACCACGCTGGTGCTGGTCAGCCATGACGTGGCCCTCGCGCGCCGCTGCGACCGCACCATCGAGATGCATTCCGGCGAAATCACCCCGGCGCGCATGCCGGAGATGGCATCGTGA
- a CDS encoding GNAT family N-acetyltransferase, giving the protein MTTTPTLRAATKADIPAITAIYGAEVRNARASFELDPPSEAEMRSRWKSLVDGGYPYIVAEIDGEVAGFGYCGPYRLRPAYYWTVEDSVYVDPRFRGRSLGLTLLSEVMKLAEEAGFRQAVAVIGDSANHASVRLHARLGFRPVGTLQNVGYKHERWLDTVLMQKTLGEGAETAPKGK; this is encoded by the coding sequence ATGACCACCACTCCAACCCTGCGCGCAGCCACCAAGGCCGACATCCCCGCCATCACCGCCATCTATGGCGCCGAGGTCCGCAACGCCCGCGCCTCCTTCGAACTGGACCCGCCGAGCGAAGCCGAGATGCGCAGCCGCTGGAAGAGCCTCGTCGACGGCGGCTATCCCTATATCGTTGCCGAGATCGACGGCGAGGTCGCCGGCTTCGGCTATTGCGGGCCCTACCGGCTGCGCCCGGCCTATTACTGGACGGTCGAGGATTCGGTCTATGTCGACCCGCGCTTCCGCGGCCGCAGCCTCGGGCTGACGCTCCTCAGCGAAGTGATGAAGCTCGCCGAAGAGGCCGGCTTCCGCCAGGCCGTCGCGGTCATCGGCGATTCCGCCAACCACGCCTCGGTCCGCCTGCACGCCCGCCTCGGCTTCCGCCCCGTCGGCACGCTGCAGAACGTCGGCTACAAGCACGAACGCTGGCTCGACACGGTTCTGATGCAAAAGACGCTTGGAGAAGGGGCGGAGACAGCGCCCAAGGGGAAGTAG